One segment of Neoarius graeffei isolate fNeoGra1 chromosome 20, fNeoGra1.pri, whole genome shotgun sequence DNA contains the following:
- the LOC132869357 gene encoding perforin-1-like: MLHTLLILAVFATNLPPPTSQSCFKATESQCRNVDFAPGSDLAGEGFDITTMERKGAFVIDMSSWLQKDKSCTLCKNPYLKGQTQKLPVSVLDWKPSQKCKMKVSSSVYQSSEALVSASTSSIDNNWKIGLQIITPKVQGSLMLAGSNSKLAEYSMGKTKEDKYSFTSHAVSCGYYSYRISSSPLLHPELSNEFGNLPEIYDESTKHLYYKLIDKFGTHYITKVTLGGEVHSVTSIKECEATLQGLSVDEVKMCLDVEASVSMGIKVNLQTEAHHCKQSKDKTLSKKSFSSSFSDRETNVIGGHTQNVDLLFSSNNDPKAYKEWVSSLPAHPDVLSYSLEPLHELLPAKTQKRVHLRNAIKDYILQRALLKKCASPCKIGVKTNPKEPCSCTCHNKPDVALNCCPTQRGAAQVTITVIKATGLYGDYLTQTDAYVKILLNGKINRGQTSRILNNDSPIWNENFNLGTVELTQYRSVILQVWDEDSDSDDDLLGECRVSLKSDKNICGLNYGTLYYEVQVKCIHGLAGPSCMEYKPSPMEPQLEKVYVSRNARPIPRGMLLEMGVLLDERIPRFNQSNIHKAKGLEL; encoded by the exons ATGTTGCACACACTTCTGATTTTGGCCGTGTTTGCCACAAATCTCCCGCCTCCAACCAGCCAGAGTTGCTTCAAGGCCACTGAGTCTCAGTGTCGCAACGTGGACTTTGCTCCTGGATCTGACCTAGCAGGAGAAGGCTTTGACATCACCACCATGGAACGTAAAGGGGCCTTCGTCATCGACATGAGCTCCTGGCTCCAAAAggacaaatcctgcactctgtgtAAAAACCCCTACTTGAAAGGTCAAACGCAGAAACTCCCAGTTTCTGTGTTGGACTGGAAACCGAGTCAGAAGTGCAAAATGAAAGTGTCCAGCTCTGTCTACCAGTCCAGTGAAGCCTTGGTCAGTGCCAGCACATCCTCTATTGACAACAACTGGAAGATAGGCTTGCAAATAATAACTCCAAAAGTCCAGGGATCATTGATGTTGGCAGGCAGTAACTCTAAGCTGGCTGAATATTCAATGGGGAAAACCAAAGAAGACAAGTACAGCTTCACCAGTCATGCTGTCTCCTGTGGATATTACAG CTACAGGATTTCGAGCAGTCCACTCCTGCACCCAGAGCTAAGTAACGAGTTCGGAAATCTCCCTGAGATATATGATGAGTCTACAAAGCACTTATATTACAAGCTGATTGACAAGTTTGGTACTCATTATATCACAAAG GTGACTCTGGGTGGAGAGGTTCACTCTGTGACCAGCATCAAGGAGTGCGAGGCAACCCTGCAGGGTCTGAGTGTGGATGAGGTGAAGATGTGTCTCGACGTGGAGGCGTCTGTCAGCATGGGAATAAAGGTAAACCTGCAAACCGAGGCTCATCACTGCAAGCAATCCAAGGACAAGACTCTGAGCAAAAAGAGCTTTTCTAGCAGCTTCAGTGACAG GGAAACAAATGTGATCGGTGGTCACACGCAGAATGTCGATCTCCTCTTCTCATCAAATAATGACCCCAAGGCATATAAGGAGTGGGTTTCATCTCTGCCTGCTCACCCTGATGTGCTTTCCTACTCACTCGAGCCCCTTCATGAGTTGCTGCCAGCAAAGACACAAAAGCGAGTGCATTTGCGCAATGCCATCAAGGACTACATCCTCCAGAGAGCTCTGTTGAAAAAGTGTGCAAGCCCATGTAAGATTGGTGTGAAGACCAACCCCAAGGAACCGTGCAGCTGCACCTGCCACAACAAACCAGATGTGGCCCTCAACTGCTGCCCCACTCAGAGAGGAGCTGCTCAAGTCACCATAACTGTGATTAAAGCCACAGGATTGTATGGAGATTACCTTACTCAGACAGATGCATATGTCAAGATCCTCCTCAACGGAAAGATCAATCGAGGCCAAACGTCCAGGATCCTAAATAACGACTCACCCATTTGGAACGAGAATTTCAATCTTGGAACTGTGGAGCTTACTCAGTACCGCAGTGTGATATTGCAGGTGTGGGATGAGGACAGTGATTCAGACGATGATCTTCTTGGGGAATGCAGAGTTTCACTGAAATCTGACAAAAACATCTGTGGGCTCAATTACGGAACACTGTATTATGAAGTGCAGGTGAAGTGCATCCATGGCTTGGCTGGTCCTTCATGCATGGAGTACAAGCCCTCACCCATGGAGCCACAGCTGGAAAAAGTCTACGTGTCCCGAAACGCTCGCCCGATTCCCAGAGGCATGCTGCTGGAGATGGGCGTGCTCCTCGATGAACGCATTCCCCGCTTCAACCAGAGCAACATTCACAAAGCTAAAGGTCTTGAATTGTAG